One region of Paenibacillus polymyxa M1 genomic DNA includes:
- a CDS encoding polysaccharide deacetylase family protein, with protein sequence MEKGYSHSRTSEHRLKRNRRRLILIAIILFVAGCITFIAIKVSDSKPHAPTQELAKKTDSSSSNVKDSAGAKGKAASPKNDPDVEDGAFVEKYLNQQMLGQMPDGADGKKVAYLSFDDGPSVTVTPQILDILKKQKVKATFFIVGKEANENEHTRNLIKRIVKEGHAIGNHTYSHNYKYLYPNRRVNTDHVMQEIEKNNQVLKSILGPEFSTRMIRFPGGHMTWNRRDPQGMAALDKVLRQKDYHQVDWNVLTKDAEGRSKKAPALINQFIRSVKGREKAIILMHDTYGKEETAKALPQIIEYLKKQGYEFKVMK encoded by the coding sequence ATGGAAAAGGGTTATTCACATAGTAGAACAAGTGAGCACCGCTTGAAGAGGAACAGAAGAAGGCTGATACTGATTGCTATTATATTATTTGTGGCAGGCTGTATTACTTTTATTGCGATAAAGGTTTCGGATAGCAAGCCACACGCGCCGACCCAGGAGCTTGCTAAAAAAACGGATTCCAGCTCATCAAATGTTAAAGACAGCGCAGGGGCAAAGGGTAAAGCGGCCTCTCCAAAAAATGATCCCGATGTAGAAGACGGTGCCTTTGTCGAAAAATATTTAAATCAGCAAATGCTAGGGCAAATGCCCGATGGAGCTGATGGTAAAAAAGTGGCCTACTTATCCTTTGATGACGGACCATCCGTGACGGTCACACCTCAGATATTAGATATTCTGAAAAAGCAGAAGGTCAAGGCAACCTTTTTTATTGTAGGTAAAGAAGCCAATGAAAATGAGCACACCAGGAACCTTATCAAAAGAATTGTCAAAGAGGGTCACGCGATAGGAAACCATACGTACTCACATAATTATAAATATTTATATCCGAACAGACGAGTAAATACGGATCATGTTATGCAGGAGATCGAGAAGAACAATCAGGTTCTAAAAAGCATTCTGGGGCCAGAATTCTCCACCAGAATGATCCGCTTCCCTGGGGGCCACATGACATGGAACAGAAGAGATCCACAGGGAATGGCTGCTCTGGATAAGGTTTTGCGTCAAAAGGATTACCATCAGGTGGACTGGAATGTATTAACGAAGGATGCAGAGGGAAGATCCAAGAAAGCACCGGCACTAATCAACCAGTTTATAAGGTCAGTCAAAGGTCGAGAAAAAGCAATCATACTCATGCATGACACCTATGGTAAAGAAGAAACGGCCAAAGCATTGCCGCAAATCATAGAATATCTGAAGAAACAGGGATATGAATTTAAGGTTATGAAGTAA
- a CDS encoding acyltransferase family protein codes for MKRLQGIAQTMCRRGKGQKSIETDREFEFARRTAAEMKSNRLSSQRRYMPGLDGLRALAVIAVIVYHLNPDWLPGGLLGVGVFFTLSGYLITDILVSQWDTYHSFKMKDFWVRRARRLLPAMLTVVAVIVLCSLLFDPSRLTALRGDVPAALVYMSNWWFIFHQVSYFESFGPPSPLGHLWSLAVEEQFYILWPLLLALGLKYMPKRIVLAGWVICLALISALLMAVIYVPGSDPSRVYYGTDTRGFALLIGAALALVWPSGKLKEHASAKARLLLDGIGAISLLLLCHWAWASNEYDPSLYRGGLLGIAVVTAIVVAALAHPVSHLGRLLGRKPLRWIGARSYGLYLWHFPVITLTTPQVDTDGVHVMRIVIQLLATILLASLSFKYVEEPIRHDGFRHWIAGIRSAVRRQVRWRWISTTATAMFCIGIGVGTVHLYVVSPDATLQAASSDEQPIAKAKAMPPLHGTVSVASKEPTAIKPQGVQDSKAPSQAQTPKNTTVKAGTADGVTTKTEPSTTSKQAKSMTGDGSSVTAIGDSVMLDVQSYIEEYFPGAVVDGRIGRQMTEAPAVLEQLRQNGQLGKTVIIELGTNGAFTKDQLSDLLASLKDTKRIILVNTRVPRPWESIVNKHLAEAASQDPRITMIDWYAASSGKNSYFEHDGVHLKPKGAKAYASLLAEALTKQS; via the coding sequence ATGAAAAGGCTACAGGGCATCGCACAGACGATGTGCAGGAGAGGGAAAGGGCAGAAGAGCATTGAAACAGACAGAGAGTTCGAATTTGCAAGAAGGACGGCTGCTGAAATGAAGTCTAATCGGTTGTCGTCACAACGTCGTTATATGCCAGGTTTGGATGGACTAAGAGCACTGGCGGTCATCGCAGTCATTGTGTATCATCTGAATCCGGATTGGTTGCCGGGTGGTTTGTTGGGTGTAGGCGTCTTTTTTACTTTGTCGGGGTATCTGATTACAGATATTCTAGTCAGTCAGTGGGATACATATCATAGTTTTAAAATGAAAGATTTCTGGGTGCGTCGTGCCAGAAGGTTGCTGCCTGCCATGCTGACGGTTGTGGCTGTCATTGTCCTGTGCTCGTTGCTTTTCGATCCGTCACGGCTTACGGCCTTGCGCGGAGATGTACCTGCCGCATTGGTGTATATGAGCAATTGGTGGTTTATTTTCCATCAGGTTTCGTATTTTGAAAGTTTCGGCCCTCCTTCTCCGCTTGGGCATCTGTGGTCGCTTGCGGTGGAGGAGCAGTTTTATATCCTGTGGCCTTTACTGCTGGCGCTTGGGCTAAAGTACATGCCCAAGCGTATTGTACTGGCCGGATGGGTGATTTGTCTGGCGTTAATATCCGCGCTCCTCATGGCCGTGATTTACGTACCGGGAAGCGATCCGAGCCGGGTATATTATGGAACGGATACACGTGGCTTTGCTCTACTGATTGGTGCGGCGCTGGCCTTGGTATGGCCAAGCGGCAAGCTGAAAGAGCATGCTTCTGCGAAGGCGCGCCTGCTTCTCGATGGCATCGGTGCAATCAGCTTGCTGCTGCTATGCCACTGGGCGTGGGCCTCGAATGAATATGATCCATCTCTGTACCGCGGCGGCTTGCTGGGGATTGCTGTGGTCACTGCTATTGTGGTCGCAGCGTTGGCACACCCAGTGAGCCATCTCGGTCGCCTGCTTGGACGCAAGCCGCTACGCTGGATAGGCGCCCGTTCCTACGGACTGTATCTATGGCATTTTCCAGTTATCACGCTAACTACACCTCAGGTGGACACCGATGGTGTGCATGTGATGCGTATCGTTATACAATTGCTAGCTACCATACTGCTGGCGTCTCTCTCGTTTAAATATGTCGAGGAACCGATTCGGCACGATGGATTCCGGCACTGGATTGCAGGAATTCGTTCAGCGGTTCGTCGACAGGTGCGGTGGAGATGGATCTCTACAACCGCAACAGCAATGTTTTGTATAGGTATTGGTGTGGGTACAGTTCACCTGTACGTGGTATCTCCTGACGCAACGTTGCAGGCAGCATCTAGTGATGAGCAGCCAATTGCAAAGGCAAAGGCGATGCCGCCGCTTCACGGAACGGTGTCCGTAGCTTCCAAGGAGCCTACAGCCATCAAGCCACAAGGAGTCCAGGACAGTAAAGCTCCGTCTCAAGCCCAGACGCCTAAAAACACGACAGTCAAGGCTGGTACTGCGGATGGCGTTACGACGAAGACGGAACCTTCGACTACATCCAAACAGGCTAAGTCTATGACAGGCGATGGTTCGAGCGTGACCGCCATTGGAGACTCTGTCATGCTCGATGTACAGTCGTACATTGAGGAATACTTCCCGGGGGCCGTTGTGGATGGACGGATCGGCCGTCAAATGACGGAAGCGCCTGCTGTACTGGAGCAACTGAGACAAAACGGACAGCTGGGTAAGACGGTGATTATTGAACTGGGTACGAACGGCGCTTTTACCAAGGACCAGTTATCTGATCTGCTCGCCAGCCTGAAGGATACGAAGCGTATTATACTTGTGAATACCCGTGTACCACGGCCCTGGGAGAGCATTGTGAACAAGCATCTAGCCGAAGCTGCATCCCAAGATCCGCGAATTACAATGATTGACTGGTATGCAGCAAGTTCTGGTAAAAACTCATATTTTGAGCATGATGGAGTACATTTAAAACCTAAAGGCGCTAAAGCCTATGCATCTTTGCTGGCTGAGGCCCTAACGAAGCAATCTTAA
- a CDS encoding MFS transporter: MERKITLKHTLAYGSGNMLGSGALAISGAWLMYFYTTFCGLSPVQAAAIFSVASIIDAVSNPIMGFISDNFHRTRLGRKFGRRRFFIMMGIPLMLVYPMLWIDGLGFWYYLSTYVLFELVYTSVMVPYEALASEMTRDFGARSRLTGWKAMFGKIANFAAAFIPGRFIAAYGKDSPLPFLYTGLVFAAILLIAMAFLYKNSWERPSEELQKELEGEAPLSFIDSMKKLFIDISSTFRVKTFRHHLGMYLGGFSAEWLFTSAFTYFIVFSLFQSSEMVSNLNSFNSVIQLISTYFFIQFCVRKGFRMPFIAALVVVCFSVAGYGLLYMTGASNTMMWLYVITLFMGLGTGGVYYIPWNQYTFLADVDEALTGRRREGIYAGMMTFAGKMVRAVVVFILGWVLQNFGFVSGAESQPVSAQHAIFYVLVVGTIVLAIIGMIASVVMKLDIDSHKKLIAEIDRLKNGGSMKSAKPEARKVFEQLTGFSYERCWGNNNVGFKSRPVDPKTHTPSM, translated from the coding sequence ATGGAACGAAAAATCACACTGAAACATACACTTGCCTATGGAAGCGGTAACATGCTGGGAAGTGGCGCACTTGCTATTAGCGGTGCATGGTTAATGTACTTTTATACAACCTTTTGCGGACTGTCTCCTGTTCAGGCCGCAGCCATTTTCTCTGTTGCCAGCATCATAGATGCGGTCAGCAATCCGATCATGGGCTTTATCAGCGATAACTTTCACCGAACCCGCTTAGGCCGTAAATTCGGCAGACGCCGTTTTTTCATCATGATGGGTATCCCGCTGATGCTCGTGTATCCGATGCTTTGGATAGATGGGCTGGGCTTCTGGTATTACCTGAGTACGTACGTGCTGTTTGAACTGGTGTACACCTCTGTCATGGTGCCGTATGAAGCACTAGCGTCTGAGATGACCCGAGACTTCGGCGCACGCTCCAGATTGACTGGATGGAAGGCCATGTTTGGTAAAATCGCCAATTTTGCTGCCGCTTTTATCCCTGGTCGCTTTATTGCTGCTTACGGCAAAGACTCTCCATTGCCTTTCTTGTATACCGGTCTCGTTTTTGCAGCAATTCTGCTGATTGCCATGGCTTTCTTGTACAAAAACTCCTGGGAACGTCCAAGTGAAGAACTGCAAAAGGAACTGGAAGGTGAAGCTCCGCTTTCCTTTATAGATTCCATGAAAAAGTTGTTTATCGACATTTCCTCCACTTTTCGGGTCAAGACGTTCCGTCATCATCTCGGGATGTACCTGGGCGGATTTTCAGCCGAGTGGCTGTTTACTTCAGCTTTTACGTACTTTATTGTTTTCTCCTTGTTCCAAAGCTCGGAGATGGTATCCAATCTGAACAGCTTTAACTCTGTCATTCAACTAATTTCTACCTATTTCTTCATCCAATTCTGTGTGCGTAAAGGGTTTCGTATGCCTTTCATCGCCGCACTCGTCGTCGTTTGCTTTAGCGTAGCAGGTTATGGCCTGCTCTATATGACGGGAGCCTCTAATACAATGATGTGGCTATATGTCATCACACTGTTCATGGGACTTGGTACGGGTGGCGTCTACTACATCCCTTGGAATCAATACACGTTCCTTGCCGATGTGGATGAAGCGTTAACTGGTCGTCGCCGTGAAGGTATTTATGCGGGTATGATGACTTTTGCCGGAAAAATGGTGCGGGCCGTTGTCGTTTTCATTCTCGGCTGGGTGTTACAGAACTTTGGCTTTGTATCCGGAGCTGAAAGTCAGCCAGTCTCTGCTCAGCACGCTATCTTTTATGTACTCGTGGTGGGTACGATCGTTCTCGCGATCATCGGGATGATTGCTTCTGTCGTAATGAAGCTGGATATTGACAGCCACAAGAAGCTAATCGCCGAGATTGACCGCCTCAAAAACGGCGGCTCGATGAAATCAGCCAAGCCAGAGGCTCGCAAAGTGTTCGAACAGCTGACAGGCTTCAGCTACGAGCGGTGCTGGGGCAACAACAATGTGGGCTTCAAGAGCAGACCCGTTGACCCTAAGACACACACTCCGTCTATGTAA
- a CDS encoding glycoside hydrolase family 88/105 protein produces the protein MANSTSQPTTNPTKTESWAVRMSESVLKRSPERYEKWEYDHGVIYRGLEWVGELTGDPKYMEYIKKHMDHFVDENGVIQRYKVDEYNIDHVNNGKLLFTLYRATGDERYKKAAFQLRSQLEKHPRTSEGAFWHKQIYPYQIWLDGLYMGAPFYAEFIREFGDPSEFDDVTLQFKLCYKHTRDPETGLLYHAWDEKLEQPWCNPETGCSKNFWGRSMGWFVMALVDVLDYIPEDHADRPVLIDMLNETLEALLKVRDKESGVFYQVLNLGHVKGNYLEASASCMILYAIAKGVRKGYLPEHYRQEAEIIRKGIIDEFITITEEGLVNLNKTVQVSGLGGKDRRDGTFAYYISEPIITNDPKGIGAFIQAMGEAERI, from the coding sequence ATGGCAAATTCAACTTCGCAACCAACAACCAATCCTACAAAAACAGAATCCTGGGCTGTACGTATGAGCGAATCCGTGCTTAAACGGAGTCCAGAACGTTATGAGAAATGGGAATATGACCATGGCGTGATTTACAGAGGTCTGGAATGGGTTGGCGAACTGACAGGTGATCCCAAGTATATGGAATATATAAAAAAACATATGGATCACTTTGTTGACGAAAATGGCGTGATTCAGCGCTATAAAGTAGATGAGTACAATATTGACCACGTAAATAACGGTAAGCTGCTCTTCACTCTGTATCGTGCCACAGGAGATGAACGCTATAAAAAGGCAGCCTTCCAATTACGCAGTCAGTTGGAAAAACATCCACGCACAAGCGAGGGCGCATTCTGGCATAAGCAAATTTATCCGTATCAAATTTGGCTTGACGGCTTGTACATGGGTGCCCCGTTCTATGCTGAATTTATTCGCGAATTCGGAGATCCATCAGAGTTTGACGATGTGACCCTGCAATTCAAGCTATGCTACAAGCATACGCGTGATCCTGAAACGGGTCTGCTCTATCACGCTTGGGATGAGAAGCTGGAGCAGCCTTGGTGCAACCCGGAAACAGGCTGTTCCAAAAATTTCTGGGGCCGCTCAATGGGCTGGTTTGTCATGGCACTCGTCGACGTGCTGGACTACATCCCAGAAGATCATGCAGATCGTCCCGTCTTGATCGATATGCTGAACGAAACACTGGAGGCCTTGCTGAAAGTGCGTGATAAGGAAAGCGGCGTCTTTTATCAGGTGCTCAATCTGGGCCATGTGAAAGGCAACTATCTGGAAGCATCTGCTTCCTGCATGATTCTATATGCTATTGCCAAAGGTGTTCGCAAAGGCTATCTGCCAGAGCATTATCGTCAAGAGGCGGAAATCATCCGTAAAGGTATTATTGATGAGTTTATCACGATTACTGAAGAAGGACTTGTGAATCTGAACAAAACAGTACAAGTAAGCGGTCTGGGAGGTAAGGATCGCCGGGATGGTACCTTCGCTTACTATATCAGTGAGCCGATTATAACTAACGATCCCAAAGGTATTGGCGCTTTCATTCAGGCGATGGGAGAAGCGGAGCGCATCTAA
- a CDS encoding sodium-dependent transporter encodes MNLGKGKNNLSDKNERFSSAGFILAAIGSAAGLGNIWKFPYITGQYGGAAFFLLFIVCLLLVGLPVLLAELALGRAGRGSAASAMVKVGGHPIWGKMSIMFVIVPFVILSFYAIVGGWTLHYAVEAFSGSLFSNNDFAGQFASFSSGYAPLVWLLIVFAFTAVVVTLGVSNGIEKFNKILIPAKVILLLVLMINALMLPGSGAGVSFFLNPDFSKLSIESALVALGHAFFSLSLGMGIMVTYGAYVDRRQSLGGAMLAVGGGDLIYAFIAGMIIFPTTFSFGINPAQGPSLVFIALPAAFSAMPFGAFFGGLFFVLLAVAALGSMVSLLEVPVAYVMERFRWGRVRSVVIVSILCLLLGVPSALSMGLVPELKVGDKSFFDFVDFTASNIFLPLGGLLIVIFTGYYWKTAGEHANLKPIWFRVWLFGLRYVSPILMLLVFLHTSGIIKF; translated from the coding sequence ATGAACGCTTCTCGTCGGCTGGATTCATTTTGGCAGCGATCGGGAGTGCGGCAGGACTAGGTAACATCTGGAAATTTCCGTATATTACCGGACAATATGGCGGAGCTGCATTTTTCTTGTTGTTTATTGTCTGCTTGTTGCTTGTTGGTTTGCCTGTGCTTTTAGCAGAGCTTGCGCTTGGCCGTGCAGGTCGAGGAAGTGCTGCCTCTGCAATGGTGAAAGTAGGCGGACATCCAATTTGGGGCAAGATGAGCATTATGTTTGTTATCGTGCCGTTTGTTATTTTGTCGTTCTATGCCATTGTAGGAGGATGGACACTGCATTATGCTGTAGAGGCATTTAGCGGAAGTCTGTTTTCTAATAATGATTTTGCTGGCCAGTTCGCTTCATTTTCTTCCGGCTATGCACCGTTGGTGTGGTTGTTAATTGTTTTTGCATTTACAGCAGTCGTGGTTACCCTAGGGGTATCGAACGGAATTGAAAAGTTCAATAAAATTCTGATTCCTGCTAAGGTTATCCTGTTGCTCGTGTTGATGATTAACGCTCTCATGTTGCCAGGTTCTGGTGCGGGTGTATCCTTCTTTTTGAATCCCGACTTTTCTAAGCTGAGTATTGAGTCTGCATTGGTTGCTTTGGGACATGCCTTCTTCTCCCTCTCACTGGGGATGGGGATTATGGTCACATATGGTGCTTATGTGGATCGTCGACAATCGCTGGGTGGAGCCATGCTGGCAGTTGGTGGCGGGGATTTAATTTATGCGTTTATCGCAGGTATGATCATTTTCCCTACAACCTTCTCCTTTGGTATTAACCCTGCCCAAGGACCGTCATTGGTCTTTATTGCTTTACCGGCTGCATTCTCTGCCATGCCTTTCGGAGCTTTCTTCGGTGGTTTGTTCTTCGTATTGCTGGCAGTTGCGGCATTAGGCTCTATGGTATCCCTGCTGGAGGTACCCGTAGCTTATGTTATGGAGCGGTTCCGTTGGGGCCGGGTTCGCTCGGTTGTCATCGTATCGATCCTGTGTCTGTTGCTGGGTGTCCCTTCTGCATTATCTATGGGGTTGGTTCCAGAGTTAAAGGTGGGCGACAAATCCTTCTTTGACTTTGTTGACTTCACAGCGTCCAACATCTTCTTGCCACTCGGTGGCTTACTGATTGTTATATTCACAGGGTACTACTGGAAAACTGCTGGCGAGCATGCCAATCTCAAGCCTATTTGGTTCCGTGTATGGTTGTTCGGCCTTCGCTATGTTTCACCGATCCTGATGTTGTTGGTATTCCTTCATACTTCAGGGATCATCAAATTTTAA
- a CDS encoding right-handed parallel beta-helix repeat-containing protein, with product MFKRNDRSKNGFNALRLGVSFVLASSCLIGTAYADVPSNNLPSTTLTEEAVSATDSAAASTTLAAGDLYVAPNGNVSNPGTISSPTTLEAALTQIAPGKTIYLRGGNYAYSSTITIQRGNNGSNGSLKGLVAYGSEKPVLDFSAQAFGSANRGLQLNGDFWLVKGLEVKGAGDNGIYIGGSNNRIENVETHHNRDTGLQLGRYSPNASTSEWPANNLILNSYSHDNADPDNGEDADGFAAKLTVGSGNVFDNCLAAYNVDDGWDLYSKTETGPIGAVTILNSVAHHNGQTSDGTSTANSDGNGFKLGGDKIKVNHIVKNSIAFQNKKHGFTYNSNPGTITLTNNTSWDNGQSNFAFDKGEHVFINNLSFEGTASDKTSGTDQDNSNVWWKNKKTTNAKGLAASADDFVSLVPSITRGADGSIQLGDFLKLAKGSDLIGSGTPSGNIGAR from the coding sequence ATGTTTAAACGGAATGATCGTTCAAAAAACGGCTTTAACGCTCTAAGACTCGGTGTTTCTTTTGTTCTTGCTTCTTCTTGCCTTATTGGAACCGCTTACGCAGATGTTCCATCCAACAACCTCCCCTCTACCACACTCACAGAGGAAGCCGTCAGTGCAACCGATTCAGCAGCTGCTTCCACCACGTTAGCGGCAGGTGATTTGTATGTAGCTCCTAATGGTAACGTGTCCAATCCAGGCACGATATCTAGTCCTACCACCCTCGAAGCAGCACTGACACAAATTGCTCCTGGTAAAACCATCTACCTGCGCGGTGGTAACTACGCCTACTCTTCAACGATTACAATTCAGCGTGGAAATAACGGCAGTAACGGCTCACTCAAGGGGTTAGTCGCTTACGGTAGCGAAAAGCCTGTACTTGATTTTTCTGCTCAGGCCTTTGGTTCAGCCAATCGGGGACTTCAGCTTAACGGAGACTTCTGGCTGGTCAAAGGTCTTGAAGTCAAAGGTGCCGGAGATAACGGTATCTATATCGGCGGCAGTAATAACCGAATTGAAAATGTGGAAACCCACCACAATCGGGACACCGGACTCCAGCTCGGGCGTTATTCCCCTAACGCTTCGACCAGTGAGTGGCCTGCGAACAATTTGATCTTGAATTCCTACTCTCATGATAATGCCGATCCCGATAATGGTGAGGATGCCGATGGCTTCGCAGCCAAACTGACTGTAGGATCAGGCAATGTGTTCGATAACTGCTTGGCAGCGTACAACGTAGACGATGGCTGGGATCTGTACAGCAAAACGGAAACAGGCCCTATCGGTGCCGTAACCATTTTGAACAGTGTGGCCCATCACAACGGGCAAACCTCTGATGGAACGTCTACTGCGAACAGTGACGGCAACGGCTTTAAGCTGGGTGGAGACAAAATCAAAGTCAACCATATTGTAAAAAACAGTATTGCTTTCCAGAACAAAAAACACGGATTCACCTACAATAGCAACCCTGGCACAATTACTTTGACCAACAATACTTCATGGGACAATGGACAAAGCAATTTCGCCTTTGATAAGGGTGAACACGTGTTCATTAACAATCTCTCTTTTGAAGGAACAGCAAGTGATAAAACAAGTGGCACAGATCAAGATAACTCAAACGTTTGGTGGAAAAACAAAAAAACGACGAATGCCAAAGGTCTCGCAGCCAGTGCAGACGACTTTGTCAGTCTCGTGCCTTCCATCACTCGAGGCGCAGACGGTTCCATCCAGCTGGGTGATTTCCTTAAGCTGGCCAAAGGAAGCGATCTGATTGGCTCGGGTACTCCGAGCGGAAATATAGGGGCACGGTAA